In Rosa rugosa chromosome 4, drRosRugo1.1, whole genome shotgun sequence, the genomic stretch GAAAAGTTTACCAAATCATATACCTCTTGAACTACACTTATGTAGATCGAAATTTTTTCCGCAGAGGGAGCTTGTGGATATGAAAATGTTATTGAAGAAGGATACGGCCTTCAAACCACAGCATTAAGCGAGGCATTGTTCAACAAAGGACGTACTTGCGGAGCTTGTTTCCAAATAATGTGTTTTAACTCTTCAGAATGGTGCAAAAAAGGTGCAGGCGCAATCCGGGTCACAGCTACCAACTACTGCCCTCCAACCTACGATGAGGAAGCTCCTTGGTGCAACCCGCCTCGCAAGCACTTTGATCTATCCATGCCTATGTTCTTGAACATTGCAGAATACAAAGCAGGAATTGTCCCGGTTGTCTATCGCCGAGTTAAGTGCCGCAAGAGTGGTGGTATCAAGTTCGTGTTTAAGGGAAATGAAGGTTGGTTGCTTGTGCTAGTGTACAATGTTGGTGGTGCTGGACAGGTTGTTGATGTGAAGATAAAGGGTTCTCAGACTGGTTGGATACAAATGGAACGTAATTGGGGCGTAAACTGGCAGGTATCGGATGATACCGTGCAGAAGTTACAGGGCCAGAGCTTGTCTTTCCAAGTTACCACAAGGGATGGTAGAATGGTGCAGTCCGACAATGTCGCCCCGAAGGATTGGCAATTGGGGAAGACATATGAGGGAAGAAACTTCTAGTAATCTGCATCAACACAGATGCTGCagttgggtttagggtttaggtttaGTTCATCATGCTGCAGTCGTTTCTGAGACAATTAGGATTCTTTTAATTGTCGAACTAGCAGATTGTAACTTTGTTATCAACTTTCATGTACTAGTTCTTGTACTTTTGAGGTTTTAGATGAACTAGCAGGATCTGAGATTCATTTGCGGTCTCCAAGTTGATCCATACTCGTATGTTTTACTTCATTATAGATAGACTTTATGCTCCAAAAAGCTGAAAGATTATATATGCAAAGATCAGGTCAGCATCATTACCTTCGATACTATTAATTTAACAGACGAGGAGGATGCAACTTGATATCTTGATACTATTAATTTAACAGACAAGAGGAGGATGCAACTTTATATCTTGGTGCCACACACACCATATAGGCATATATCTAAATATTAGATGGTACAGTACAACAAACGATTATAGATGAGGTAGTAGTACAAAGGTAAATCACACT encodes the following:
- the LOC133746458 gene encoding expansin-A9-like → MCFNSSEWCKKGAGAIRVTATNYCPPTYDEEAPWCNPPRKHFDLSMPMFLNIAEYKAGIVPVVYRRVKCRKSGGIKFVFKGNEGWLLVLVYNVGGAGQVVDVKIKGSQTGWIQMERNWGVNWQVSDDTVQKLQGQSLSFQVTTRDGRMVQSDNVAPKDWQLGKTYEGRNF